A window of the Paraburkholderia sp. ZP32-5 genome harbors these coding sequences:
- a CDS encoding tripartite tricarboxylate transporter substrate binding protein → MSVDHARRRLIAAAALLASNLAVAPARALAAGDAGDTSWPDRPIRLIVPLPAGGGADIVARLIGAQLSLRLKQRVVVENKPGGGTVIGAQFVAHAKPDGYTLLLGTATTHAINESLVKHLPYDPIKDFEPVGLAANLPLMLVLNPSVPANTLPELVAYVKAHPGKVNFASTGNGSSIQLAGEMLKIEAKLDMTHVPYQGASPALVDLLGGRVQFMFTTIPPALPYVKSGQLKALCVASRSRSTLLPALPSTTELGYPGVVASSWLGFLYPAQTPRIAIDRTHDALQDVMKMPDLIEKLKKLGVEPDSDTPAEFTQYIQSETARYARVIQISGAKID, encoded by the coding sequence ATGTCTGTCGATCATGCGCGGCGCCGTTTGATCGCCGCGGCGGCGCTGCTGGCCAGCAACCTTGCTGTCGCGCCGGCGAGGGCACTCGCCGCCGGCGATGCCGGCGACACATCGTGGCCCGATCGTCCGATCCGGCTGATCGTGCCGCTTCCGGCCGGCGGTGGTGCCGACATCGTCGCGCGCCTGATCGGCGCGCAACTCTCGCTACGTCTGAAGCAACGGGTTGTGGTGGAAAACAAGCCGGGCGGCGGCACCGTGATCGGCGCGCAATTCGTCGCGCACGCGAAGCCGGACGGCTATACGCTGCTGCTCGGCACCGCGACGACGCACGCGATCAATGAGTCGCTGGTCAAGCACCTCCCTTACGATCCGATCAAGGATTTCGAGCCGGTCGGCCTCGCGGCCAATCTGCCGCTGATGCTGGTGCTCAATCCCTCGGTGCCCGCCAATACGCTGCCGGAACTGGTCGCGTACGTGAAGGCGCATCCCGGCAAGGTGAATTTCGCGTCGACCGGCAATGGCAGTTCGATCCAGCTCGCTGGCGAGATGCTCAAGATCGAGGCCAAACTCGACATGACGCACGTTCCTTACCAGGGCGCATCGCCCGCGCTGGTCGATCTGCTCGGCGGACGCGTGCAGTTTATGTTCACGACGATTCCGCCCGCGCTGCCTTACGTCAAATCGGGCCAACTGAAGGCATTGTGCGTGGCGAGCAGGAGTCGCTCGACGCTGCTGCCTGCGTTGCCTTCGACGACCGAACTTGGCTATCCCGGCGTCGTCGCGAGTTCGTGGCTGGGATTCCTGTATCCGGCGCAAACGCCGCGGATCGCCATCGACAGGACCCACGACGCGTTGCAGGACGTGATGAAGATGCCGGATCTGATCGAGAAGCTCAAGAAGCTCGGCGTCGAACCCGACAGCGACACGCCCGCCGAATTCACGCAGTACATCCAGTCCGAAACGGCACGCTATGCACGCGTGATCCAGATTTCGGGGGCGAAGATCGATTGA
- a CDS encoding amidohydrolase family protein, with amino-acid sequence MTPFATPTIPGPDPSPRRPKLALPPGCCDCHAHIFGPQSRYPLAAARSYTPPDCPLPSYLEMLRTIGVERAVLVQPSVYGTDNSLLVDTLASKTFPLRGIAVVDDDISDAELEKLNAAGVRGVRLNLRKGSSSPAEIAPRFAARVAPFGWHLQFRIRPDDFTAARPMIEALPVDVVIDHFGAVPVQEGVGGPSFRAILDLLTTGRCWVKLSAPMRMSNLAHPYDDVLPFVDALVDVAPERLVWGTDWPHTTLKGAMPNDGDLCDLLARWLPDAALMRTVMVDNPARLYGF; translated from the coding sequence ATGACCCCATTCGCCACCCCGACAATTCCCGGGCCCGACCCGTCGCCCCGTCGCCCGAAGCTCGCGTTGCCGCCGGGCTGCTGCGATTGCCACGCGCATATCTTCGGGCCGCAGTCGCGCTATCCGCTCGCCGCCGCGCGCTCTTATACGCCGCCTGATTGCCCGTTGCCGTCGTATCTCGAGATGTTGCGGACGATCGGTGTCGAACGCGCGGTGCTGGTTCAGCCGAGCGTGTATGGGACGGACAATTCGCTGCTGGTCGATACGCTCGCGAGCAAGACATTCCCGTTGCGAGGCATCGCGGTCGTCGATGACGATATCAGCGATGCCGAACTCGAAAAGCTGAACGCGGCCGGCGTGCGCGGCGTGCGTCTGAATCTGCGCAAGGGATCGAGTTCACCTGCCGAGATCGCGCCGCGTTTCGCCGCGCGGGTCGCGCCGTTCGGCTGGCACCTGCAGTTCCGCATCCGTCCGGACGACTTTACCGCCGCGCGCCCGATGATCGAGGCGCTACCCGTCGATGTGGTGATCGACCATTTCGGCGCGGTGCCGGTGCAGGAGGGCGTGGGCGGGCCGAGCTTTCGCGCGATCCTCGATCTGCTGACAACGGGCCGATGCTGGGTCAAGCTGTCGGCGCCGATGCGCATGTCGAATCTCGCGCATCCGTACGACGATGTGCTGCCGTTCGTCGACGCGCTGGTGGATGTCGCGCCCGAGCGTCTCGTGTGGGGCACGGACTGGCCGCACACGACACTGAAAGGCGCGATGCCGAACGACGGCGATCTGTGCGATCTGCTCGCGCGCTGGCTGCCGGATGCCGCGCTGATGCGCACGGTGATGGTCGACAATCCGGCGCGGCTATACGGTTTCTGA
- a CDS encoding tripartite tricarboxylate transporter substrate binding protein, translated as MLRKWLAFACLAAGIACVVAPAQAQDYPARPIHLIVPFTPGGGTDLVARAVAAKAGQLLGGSIIVDNRAGAGGTIGTEFVARADPDGYTLGLVSGSHAINPSIYPHLPYDTVRDFAPVTQLVAAPGILVTTKSLPVQNVGELIKLAKSEPGKLFFASAGIGTPPHLAGELFKNMAGIDVGHVPYKGNAPVLTDLISGRVAFSFPTLPSAMPYVRNGTLRALGVTSAKRSPSAPDIPTIAEAGLPGYEATSWYGVVAPAKTPPAIVAKINDAFVRALQDPSVKKVLANLGLDSVGSTPSEFTARINTDMAKWATLIKQNHIALAGGQ; from the coding sequence ATGCTGAGGAAATGGCTGGCTTTCGCCTGCCTTGCGGCGGGCATCGCCTGTGTCGTGGCGCCGGCTCAGGCGCAGGACTATCCGGCGCGCCCGATCCATCTGATCGTGCCGTTCACGCCGGGCGGCGGCACCGACCTCGTCGCGCGCGCCGTGGCGGCGAAGGCCGGTCAGCTATTAGGCGGTTCGATCATCGTCGACAATCGCGCGGGGGCGGGCGGCACCATCGGCACCGAGTTCGTTGCGCGCGCCGATCCCGACGGCTACACGCTGGGTCTCGTGAGCGGCAGCCATGCGATCAACCCGAGCATCTATCCGCATCTTCCCTACGACACCGTGCGCGACTTCGCGCCCGTCACGCAACTCGTCGCGGCACCCGGCATTCTCGTGACGACGAAGTCGTTGCCGGTGCAGAACGTGGGCGAGCTCATCAAACTTGCGAAGTCCGAGCCGGGCAAGTTGTTCTTTGCGTCGGCGGGCATCGGTACACCGCCGCATCTGGCGGGCGAACTGTTCAAGAACATGGCGGGCATCGACGTCGGTCATGTGCCCTACAAGGGCAACGCACCGGTGCTCACGGATCTGATCAGCGGACGCGTGGCGTTCTCGTTTCCGACCTTGCCTTCCGCGATGCCCTACGTAAGAAACGGTACGCTGCGCGCGCTCGGCGTGACGAGCGCGAAACGCTCACCCTCCGCACCCGATATTCCGACGATCGCCGAAGCGGGCTTGCCCGGCTACGAGGCGACCTCATGGTACGGCGTCGTCGCGCCCGCGAAGACGCCCCCGGCGATCGTCGCGAAGATCAACGATGCGTTCGTGCGCGCGCTGCAAGACCCCAGCGTGAAGAAAGTGCTGGCGAACCTCGGGCTCGATTCGGTCGGCAGCACACCGTCCGAGTTCACGGCGCGCATCAATACCGACATGGCGAAATGGGCGACGTTGATCAAACAGAATCACATCGCGCTGGCGGGTGGTCAATGA
- the gcvA gene encoding transcriptional regulator GcvA — MNPEFPPLNPLRVFESVARHLSFTGAAEELHITQGAVSHQIKALETWLGFELFDRTSRRLTLTRTGEIYATQLGLAFARIVQATHELLASSSHQILTIRGHTALFVRWLIPLLPHFQSAHPDIRVRLVSSVEGVDFRREQVDLGIVYGDGPWNGLRSDLLFSDALTPVMAPGLARELPDPCTSEALLALPLLHSNRRPQHWAEWMAAAGASREKSAKDTYCEDLSIVYQCAIEGLGVALGQLVYVERDIAQGRLIAPHPFVLRRTRGYHLVCPLEHAEENKITRFRQWLLAAIGTTR; from the coding sequence ATGAATCCCGAGTTCCCGCCCCTCAATCCGCTACGTGTATTCGAAAGCGTCGCGCGCCATCTGAGCTTCACGGGCGCGGCCGAGGAACTGCACATCACACAAGGCGCGGTCAGTCATCAGATCAAGGCGCTGGAGACATGGCTCGGCTTCGAGCTGTTCGATCGCACGAGCCGCCGGCTGACGCTGACGCGTACCGGCGAAATCTACGCCACGCAATTGGGCCTGGCGTTCGCGCGCATCGTGCAAGCCACGCACGAACTGCTCGCGTCGAGCTCGCATCAGATCCTGACGATTCGCGGCCACACCGCGCTCTTCGTGCGCTGGCTGATCCCGCTGCTGCCGCACTTCCAGTCGGCGCATCCAGACATTCGCGTGCGGCTCGTGTCGAGCGTCGAGGGCGTCGATTTTCGCCGCGAGCAGGTCGATTTGGGCATCGTCTATGGCGATGGACCCTGGAACGGCCTGCGCAGCGATCTGCTGTTCTCCGACGCGCTGACGCCCGTGATGGCGCCAGGACTCGCGCGCGAACTGCCTGATCCGTGTACGTCGGAAGCGCTGCTCGCGCTGCCGCTGCTGCACTCGAACCGTCGCCCGCAACACTGGGCGGAATGGATGGCGGCGGCGGGCGCGAGCCGCGAGAAGTCCGCGAAGGACACCTACTGCGAGGACCTGAGCATCGTGTATCAGTGCGCGATCGAAGGGCTCGGCGTCGCGCTCGGCCAGCTCGTCTATGTCGAGCGCGACATCGCACAAGGCAGGCTCATCGCACCGCATCCGTTCGTGCTCAGGCGCACGCGCGGCTATCACCTCGTCTGCCCGCTGGAACACGCGGAAGAAAACAAGATCACGCGCTTCCGGCAATGGCTCCTCGCCGCTATCGGGACCACCCGCTGA
- a CDS encoding NADP-dependent isocitrate dehydrogenase, whose product MSRIKVLHPIVEIDGDEMTRVMWQWIRQQLILPYLDVDLDYHDLSIEARDRTADGATIEAAHATLKHGVAVKCATVTHDRERMLEYGSPRMLKSPNGTIRQILDGTLFREPILFRNVPRLVPHWDKPVVIGRHAFGDQHGAADFTFRGKGRLSFRFVPDDGGEPIEREVYSGGEDGIGLAMYNTDASIIGFARACFNYGLLRRYPVYLSTKNTIIKVYDGRFKDLFQHVFETEFADAYAAAGLTYEHRLIDDMVASNLKWTGGYLWACKNYDGDVQSDALAQGYGSLGAMTSALMSPRGVPFEAEAAHGTVTRHYRAHQAGRDTSTNPIASIFAWTRGLIRRGELDRTADVVAFAKHLEAACIATVERGVMTRDLASLVGASQPAASTRHFLDAVDRALRSALA is encoded by the coding sequence ATGTCCAGGATCAAAGTTCTACATCCCATCGTCGAAATCGACGGTGACGAGATGACCCGGGTGATGTGGCAATGGATACGGCAGCAGCTGATCCTGCCGTATCTCGACGTGGACCTCGACTACCACGATCTCAGCATCGAAGCGCGCGACCGCACCGCCGACGGGGCCACCATCGAAGCCGCGCATGCCACGCTGAAACACGGCGTGGCGGTGAAATGCGCAACGGTAACGCACGATCGCGAGCGCATGCTCGAGTACGGTTCGCCGAGGATGCTGAAGAGCCCGAACGGTACGATCCGTCAGATCCTCGACGGCACGTTGTTTCGCGAGCCGATCCTGTTCCGCAACGTTCCACGCCTCGTGCCGCACTGGGACAAGCCGGTCGTGATCGGTCGTCACGCGTTCGGCGACCAGCACGGCGCCGCCGATTTCACTTTCAGGGGCAAGGGTCGCCTGAGTTTCAGGTTCGTGCCCGACGACGGCGGCGAGCCGATCGAACGCGAGGTCTATTCGGGCGGCGAAGACGGCATCGGCCTCGCGATGTACAACACCGATGCTTCGATCATCGGCTTCGCGCGCGCCTGCTTCAATTACGGACTACTGCGCCGCTATCCGGTCTACCTGTCGACCAAAAACACCATCATCAAGGTCTACGACGGGCGCTTCAAGGATCTGTTCCAGCACGTATTCGAAACGGAATTCGCCGACGCCTACGCGGCGGCTGGGCTGACCTACGAGCATCGGCTGATCGACGACATGGTCGCGTCGAATCTGAAGTGGACCGGCGGCTATCTGTGGGCATGCAAGAACTACGATGGCGACGTGCAGTCGGACGCACTCGCGCAAGGCTATGGCTCGCTTGGTGCGATGACGTCCGCATTGATGTCGCCGCGGGGCGTACCGTTCGAGGCGGAAGCCGCACACGGCACGGTCACGCGTCACTATCGGGCGCATCAGGCCGGCCGCGACACGTCGACCAATCCGATCGCATCGATCTTCGCGTGGACGCGCGGCTTGATCCGGCGCGGCGAGCTCGATCGCACGGCCGATGTCGTCGCGTTCGCGAAACATCTGGAAGCCGCTTGCATTGCTACGGTAGAGCGCGGCGTGATGACGCGTGATCTCGCGAGTCTCGTCGGCGCGAGCCAGCCCGCGGCGAGTACACGGCACTTCCTCGATGCAGTGGACCGAGCGCTCAGGAGCGCGCTGGCCTGA
- a CDS encoding tripartite tricarboxylate transporter permease, which translates to MIGHSLADLWQGFAVALEWHNLMWSFFGVLVGNLIGVLPGMGPLSAISILLPLTYTMHPVPAILMLAGIFYGSQYGGAIGAILLNLPCHPPHAVTCLDGYPMTRAGKGGTALGITMIASFFAASVGIIVMIFASPLLVSIAFKFGPSELFSIMLLGLVAGGTMSSGSPLKGVSMTVIGLLVGVVGTDVNTGTMRFTFGFVELSDGIQLVALALGLFGVTEFLRNVNRLHAVGSGVKVRLRDMRPSVKELKQAFLPILRGTSVGTLFGAMPGTGPTITTFIAYALEKKISRTPERFGSGALEGVAAPEASSHSKTQVDFIPTMSLGIPGDPVMALLLGALLIQGIQPGPQLISEHADIFWGLIASFWIGNVLLVLLNVPLIQIWVKVLQVPYRFLFPAALFFISVGVYSTNNSLFEVAEVLVFGLVGALFVAFDFPVAPILLGYVLGPMVEENFRRALLLSHGDLTVFVTQPISACFVAASALLILLQAYFAMRAAARRRKDVARGAQSEAPRADSSQRDAHRPSMSK; encoded by the coding sequence ATGATCGGACACTCACTCGCTGATCTGTGGCAGGGCTTCGCCGTCGCGCTGGAATGGCACAACCTGATGTGGTCGTTCTTCGGCGTGCTGGTCGGCAATCTGATCGGTGTGCTGCCCGGCATGGGGCCGCTGTCGGCGATCTCGATCCTCCTGCCGTTGACCTATACGATGCATCCGGTGCCGGCCATCCTGATGCTCGCGGGCATCTTCTACGGTTCGCAGTATGGCGGCGCGATCGGCGCGATCCTGCTGAACCTGCCATGCCATCCGCCGCATGCGGTCACGTGCCTGGACGGCTATCCGATGACGCGCGCCGGCAAGGGTGGCACCGCGCTCGGCATCACGATGATCGCGTCGTTCTTCGCGGCGTCGGTGGGCATCATCGTGATGATCTTCGCATCGCCGCTGCTGGTATCGATCGCGTTCAAGTTCGGGCCGAGCGAGCTGTTCTCGATCATGCTGCTCGGGCTGGTCGCGGGCGGCACGATGTCGAGCGGCTCGCCGCTCAAAGGCGTCTCCATGACGGTGATCGGCTTGCTCGTCGGCGTGGTCGGTACCGACGTGAACACCGGCACGATGCGCTTCACGTTCGGCTTTGTCGAACTCTCCGATGGAATCCAGCTCGTCGCGCTCGCGCTGGGGCTGTTCGGCGTGACGGAGTTTCTGCGCAACGTGAATCGCCTGCACGCGGTGGGCAGCGGCGTCAAGGTGCGCTTGCGCGACATGCGGCCGAGCGTAAAGGAGTTGAAGCAGGCGTTCCTGCCGATCCTGCGCGGCACGTCTGTCGGCACGCTATTCGGCGCGATGCCGGGCACGGGGCCGACCATCACGACGTTCATCGCCTACGCGCTCGAAAAGAAGATCTCGCGCACACCTGAGCGTTTCGGTTCGGGCGCGCTCGAAGGCGTTGCCGCGCCCGAGGCTTCGTCTCATTCGAAAACCCAGGTGGACTTCATCCCGACGATGAGCCTCGGCATTCCCGGCGATCCGGTGATGGCGCTGCTGCTCGGCGCGCTGCTGATTCAGGGCATCCAGCCGGGCCCGCAACTGATCAGCGAACACGCGGATATTTTCTGGGGGCTGATTGCGAGCTTCTGGATCGGCAATGTATTGCTGGTGCTGCTCAACGTACCGCTGATCCAGATCTGGGTGAAGGTGCTGCAGGTGCCGTACCGTTTCCTGTTTCCGGCGGCGCTGTTTTTCATCTCGGTGGGCGTCTACAGCACCAACAACAGCCTTTTTGAAGTGGCCGAAGTGCTGGTGTTCGGGCTCGTGGGCGCGCTGTTCGTCGCGTTCGACTTCCCGGTTGCCCCGATTCTGCTCGGCTACGTGCTTGGACCGATGGTGGAGGAGAATTTCCGCCGCGCGCTGTTGCTCTCGCATGGCGATCTGACCGTGTTCGTTACACAGCCGATCAGCGCCTGTTTCGTCGCCGCGAGCGCGCTTCTGATCCTGCTGCAGGCGTACTTTGCGATGCGCGCCGCGGCGCGCAGACGCAAAGACGTTGCGCGGGGCGCGCAGTCCGAAGCGCCGCGCGCGGACAGCAGCCAGCGCGACGCGCATCGTCCATCGATGTCGAAATAG
- a CDS encoding tripartite tricarboxylate transporter TctB family protein, with the protein MNDTAERAFLSGYRRDYYGGALMCLIGLGAAVQGLNYSFGSLTSMGPGFFPTCLGVILILLGVAIAGTAKRPALRATVHEGGAREAGGPEWRGWTCIVLSIVAFVVLGKWGGLLPASFAVTFISAFGDRDNTWKSALILASVITVLSVVIFWWLLQLQFPLLTWG; encoded by the coding sequence ATGAACGACACTGCAGAGCGCGCGTTTCTGAGCGGCTACCGGCGCGACTATTATGGCGGCGCGTTGATGTGCCTGATCGGTCTCGGTGCGGCCGTGCAAGGGCTCAACTACAGCTTCGGCAGCCTGACCAGCATGGGGCCGGGCTTTTTCCCGACCTGCCTGGGTGTAATCCTGATTCTGCTCGGCGTGGCCATCGCCGGCACTGCGAAGCGGCCGGCGCTGCGCGCGACCGTACACGAAGGCGGCGCGCGCGAAGCGGGCGGCCCCGAATGGCGCGGCTGGACCTGCATCGTGCTGAGCATCGTTGCCTTCGTGGTGCTCGGCAAATGGGGCGGTCTGCTGCCGGCTTCATTCGCGGTGACCTTCATCTCGGCGTTTGGTGATCGCGACAATACGTGGAAAAGCGCGTTGATCCTCGCCTCGGTCATCACGGTGCTGTCGGTGGTGATCTTCTGGTGGCTGCTGCAATTGCAGTTTCCGCTGCTGACGTGGGGCTGA
- a CDS encoding Bug family tripartite tricarboxylate transporter substrate binding protein has protein sequence MIRAPVALAAFVCCALTVGHAYAADRFPEKPIHIVVGTVPGGTVDIIARLLAKGLTAELGQPVIVDNRPGVDALIGARYVMHAKPDGYTLLAVANTVVSAPSFLPDAGYDPIKDFMPVTETCEIPMVLVAGPALKETSVPALIARAKAHPGEVTVASVGVGSIGNVAATLFSQQAGVKLANIPYKGSGQAMTDVLGGQVMMIFDQVSTSGPYVKSGKVRGLAVTTATRSPLLPDVPTLSEAGLRGYQHTTFNGILAPAGTPSSVVGVLHDAIAHVMTTAANEALLEKQGIEVKISASPQAFGDYLREYAQVYRKLAASQAN, from the coding sequence ATGATTCGCGCGCCAGTTGCCCTCGCGGCGTTCGTGTGTTGCGCATTGACCGTCGGCCATGCGTACGCGGCCGACAGGTTCCCCGAGAAGCCCATTCATATCGTCGTCGGCACGGTGCCCGGCGGCACCGTCGACATCATCGCGCGGCTGCTCGCCAAAGGCCTGACGGCCGAACTGGGGCAACCGGTGATCGTCGACAACAGGCCGGGCGTCGACGCGCTGATCGGTGCCCGCTATGTCATGCACGCGAAGCCGGACGGCTACACGTTGCTCGCCGTTGCCAACACCGTCGTCTCCGCGCCCTCCTTCCTGCCCGACGCCGGCTACGACCCGATCAAGGATTTCATGCCGGTTACCGAGACCTGCGAAATTCCGATGGTGCTCGTGGCCGGTCCCGCGCTGAAGGAAACCAGCGTGCCGGCGTTGATCGCGCGTGCGAAGGCGCACCCCGGCGAAGTGACCGTCGCGTCGGTGGGCGTGGGATCGATCGGCAATGTGGCCGCGACGCTGTTCAGCCAGCAGGCGGGTGTGAAGCTCGCGAATATTCCCTATAAGGGCAGTGGCCAGGCGATGACCGACGTGCTCGGTGGACAGGTGATGATGATCTTCGATCAGGTGAGCACCTCGGGCCCCTATGTGAAGTCCGGCAAGGTGCGCGGCCTCGCGGTGACGACCGCCACACGCTCGCCGCTGCTGCCCGACGTGCCGACGTTGTCGGAGGCCGGCTTGCGCGGCTACCAGCACACCACGTTCAACGGCATTCTGGCGCCGGCGGGTACGCCATCGAGCGTTGTGGGTGTGCTGCACGACGCGATCGCCCATGTGATGACCACCGCGGCGAACGAGGCGCTACTGGAAAAGCAGGGGATCGAGGTCAAGATCAGCGCGTCGCCGCAGGCATTCGGTGACTATCTCAGGGAATACGCGCAGGTCTACAGGAAGCTGGCCGCCTCGCAGGCGAATTGA
- a CDS encoding class II aldolase/adducin family protein gives MSRFSTSFVSLKDRLSDAEWQTRVNLAACYRLLDRFGMTDLIYNHITAQIPGKPGSLLINLYGLLYKEITASSLVEIDYDGNILHKQDTDYGINKSGYVIHGCIHRARPNVHCVIHTHTRAGMAVSAMRGGLLPLTQTATRFHGHLAYHEFEGPAVDLAEQERLVRDLGEHNAMVLRNHGLLVACASIPQALNLMYQLEMSCRAQVDALSAGGLEAVSLPSREVLERSAHLYQPGTRRPYGELEWHAMLRLLESDPGGYPPYDS, from the coding sequence ATAAGTCGATTTTCCACCAGCTTCGTTTCACTGAAAGACCGGCTCAGCGATGCCGAATGGCAGACGCGCGTCAATCTCGCTGCCTGCTATCGCCTGCTCGATCGCTTCGGCATGACCGATCTGATCTACAACCATATCACCGCGCAGATTCCCGGCAAGCCCGGCAGCCTGCTGATCAATCTATACGGACTTCTGTACAAGGAAATCACCGCGTCGAGCCTCGTCGAGATCGACTACGACGGCAACATACTGCACAAGCAGGACACCGATTACGGCATCAACAAATCGGGCTATGTGATTCATGGCTGCATCCATCGCGCGCGACCGAATGTGCATTGCGTCATTCACACACACACGCGCGCGGGCATGGCCGTTTCGGCGATGCGCGGCGGCCTGTTGCCGCTGACGCAAACGGCGACCCGCTTTCATGGCCACCTCGCCTATCACGAGTTCGAAGGGCCCGCAGTCGATCTCGCCGAGCAGGAGCGCCTCGTGCGCGACCTCGGCGAGCACAATGCGATGGTGCTGCGCAATCACGGGCTGCTCGTCGCGTGCGCGTCGATTCCGCAAGCGTTGAACCTGATGTATCAACTGGAAATGTCCTGCCGCGCGCAAGTCGATGCATTGAGCGCCGGCGGCCTGGAGGCCGTGTCGCTGCCCTCGCGGGAGGTGCTCGAACGCTCCGCGCATCTGTATCAGCCGGGCACCCGCCGTCCCTACGGCGAGCTCGAATGGCACGCGATGCTACGGCTTCTGGAGAGCGATCCGGGCGGCTACCCGCCCTACGACAGTTGA
- a CDS encoding Bug family tripartite tricarboxylate transporter substrate binding protein: MNRRRLAALIGGLTGLLLSVQAIPVAAQNDSYPDHPIHFVVGFSPGGDTDIVARVLARKITEKTGQSIVVDNRPGAGGAIASQYVAQAKPDGYTILFASSSFTIAPNFQTLQFDPVKSFTPITQATAAPLLLVVNPKLPVHSVQELIAMATKEPGKLSYASAGVGSGLQIAGELFKSMAHVNIQHIPFKGAENITSVIAGVVPISFAGIPQTIQAVKGGQLRALAVTSATRSPTLPDVPTIAESGVPGYDMSSWYGVLAPAGTPQARVDRLYGELKTALADPEVKKQLANVGQEARATSPQEFATYIQSELKKWHDLVQSAGISH; the protein is encoded by the coding sequence ATGAACCGGAGACGACTGGCCGCGCTGATAGGCGGCCTCACTGGCCTGTTGCTCTCGGTTCAGGCGATACCCGTTGCCGCGCAGAACGATAGCTATCCGGATCATCCGATTCACTTTGTCGTGGGCTTCAGTCCGGGTGGCGATACCGATATCGTGGCGCGCGTGCTGGCGCGCAAGATCACCGAGAAAACCGGCCAGTCGATCGTCGTCGACAACCGTCCCGGCGCCGGCGGCGCGATCGCGAGCCAGTATGTGGCGCAGGCGAAGCCCGATGGCTACACGATCCTCTTCGCGTCGAGCAGCTTCACGATTGCGCCCAATTTCCAGACGCTGCAATTCGATCCCGTCAAATCGTTCACGCCGATCACGCAGGCAACCGCCGCACCGTTGCTGCTGGTGGTCAACCCGAAGCTGCCGGTCCACTCGGTGCAGGAGTTGATCGCGATGGCAACGAAAGAGCCGGGCAAGCTCAGCTATGCATCGGCGGGCGTCGGCAGTGGTCTGCAGATCGCAGGCGAACTGTTCAAGAGCATGGCGCACGTGAATATCCAGCACATCCCGTTCAAGGGCGCGGAAAACATCACCAGTGTGATTGCCGGCGTCGTGCCGATCTCGTTCGCCGGCATTCCGCAAACGATCCAGGCCGTCAAGGGCGGTCAATTACGCGCGCTCGCCGTCACGTCGGCCACGCGCTCGCCGACGCTGCCGGACGTGCCGACCATCGCCGAGTCCGGCGTGCCGGGCTACGACATGAGTTCCTGGTATGGCGTGCTCGCGCCGGCCGGCACGCCGCAAGCCCGCGTCGACCGGCTGTATGGGGAATTGAAGACCGCGCTCGCGGATCCCGAAGTGAAGAAGCAGCTCGCCAATGTCGGGCAGGAAGCGCGCGCGACGTCGCCACAGGAATTTGCCACCTACATTCAGAGCGAGTTGAAGAAGTGGCACGACCTCGTGCAGAGCGCCGGCATCAGCCACTAG